Proteins co-encoded in one Phycodurus eques isolate BA_2022a chromosome 14, UOR_Pequ_1.1, whole genome shotgun sequence genomic window:
- the LOC133412946 gene encoding protein tyrosine phosphatase type IVA 2-like, protein MNRLAPVEISYDCLRFLITHNPTNAQLGRFIEDLKTYGANTLVRVCASTYDKGPVEQEGIRVLDMPFDDGSAPPDEVVDDWLSLLQTKFRDEPGSCVAVHCVAGLGRAPVLVALALIECGMEYEDAVHFIRLKRRGAFNSKQLLFLENYKPKLCLRSKDANGQSCTIQ, encoded by the exons ATGAACCGTCTTGCTCCAGTGGAAATCTCTTATGACTGTTTAAGGTTCCTCATCACGCACAATCCCACGAATGCGCAACTTGGAAGGTTTATAGAG GATCTAAAGACATATGGAGCTAACACCCTGGTAAGGGTGTGTGCGTCTACTTATGACAAGGGACCAGTGGAACAAGAAGGCATTCGAGTCCTG GATATGCCATTTGACGATGGCTCGGCCCCCCCAGATGAAGTGGTTGATGATTGGCTGAGTCTTTTGCAGACAAAGTTTCGAGACGAGCCTGGCAGCTGTGTGGCTGTGCATTGTGTTGCTGGACTGGGCAG AGCTCCAGTGTTGGTCGCCCTTGCTCTCATCGAGTGTGGGATGGAGTATGAAGATGCCGTTCACTTCATAAGACT GAAGCGCCGGGGAGCATTCAACTCAAAGCAGCTGCTTTTCCTGGAAAACTACAAACCCAAACTGTGCTTGCGCTCCAAAGATGCTAACGGACAGAGTTGCACAATAC